A portion of the Hoylesella buccalis ATCC 35310 genome contains these proteins:
- a CDS encoding FprA family A-type flavoprotein — MIELKNKVYYVGVNDRNKSLFEGLWPLPAGVSYNSYLIDDEKVCLIDAVQVDFFTQFIENLHEVLGDRPIDYLVVNHMEPDHSGSLGLLKKYYPNIKVIGNKKTFDLLAGFYGIKDQTIEVKHGEMIDLGHHKLKFFMTPMVHWPETMMTLDETDHMLFSGDGFGCFGALNGGILDEEIDTSWAWLEMVRYYSNIVGKYGVPVQNALKKLADQQIDYICSTHGPVWHQEASKVVDLYDQMSKYETDEGIVICYGTMYGNTERMAETIARAASQAGIKNICMYNISKTHHSYILRDIFRYRGLIVGAPTYNNGLYHEMSELLSEIANHDIKNHYIGWFGSYGWASKAVPTIAEWVDTKLKFEPVGTPVEMKQAMSKDVRSQCEELGKAMAERLKADRK; from the coding sequence ATGATAGAACTCAAAAATAAAGTCTATTATGTAGGTGTGAACGACCGCAACAAGTCTTTGTTCGAAGGCTTGTGGCCTCTGCCGGCGGGCGTTTCATACAATTCGTACCTGATAGACGATGAAAAAGTGTGCCTTATCGATGCTGTTCAAGTGGATTTCTTCACGCAATTCATCGAAAACCTGCATGAGGTGCTGGGCGACCGACCCATCGATTACCTCGTAGTGAACCACATGGAACCCGACCACAGCGGCTCTTTGGGACTGCTAAAGAAGTACTATCCCAACATCAAAGTCATCGGTAACAAGAAAACGTTCGACCTGCTGGCCGGCTTCTACGGCATCAAAGACCAAACGATTGAAGTGAAACATGGCGAAATGATAGACCTTGGTCATCACAAGTTGAAGTTTTTCATGACGCCCATGGTGCACTGGCCCGAAACGATGATGACGCTCGACGAAACTGACCACATGCTGTTCTCGGGCGATGGCTTTGGGTGTTTCGGCGCATTGAACGGTGGTATACTGGACGAAGAGATAGACACCAGCTGGGCTTGGTTAGAGATGGTGCGCTATTACAGTAACATTGTGGGCAAATATGGCGTACCCGTGCAGAACGCCTTGAAGAAGTTGGCCGACCAACAGATTGATTATATCTGTTCCACCCACGGCCCCGTATGGCATCAGGAGGCATCTAAAGTAGTAGACCTTTATGACCAAATGTCCAAATATGAAACCGATGAAGGCATCGTCATCTGCTACGGAACCATGTATGGCAACACCGAACGCATGGCAGAAACCATCGCCAGGGCAGCCAGTCAGGCCGGCATCAAGAACATTTGCATGTACAACATCTCGAAGACGCACCACTCTTACATCCTTCGTGACATCTTCCGTTACCGTGGATTGATTGTGGGAGCGCCAACTTACAACAACGGCTTGTACCACGAGATGTCCGAACTACTGTCAGAAATAGCCAACCACGACATCAAGAACCATTACATCGGATGGTTTGGCAGCTATGGATGGGCCAGCAAAGCCGTACCCACCATTGCCGAATGGGTAGACACCAAGCTCAAATTTGAGCCTGTGGGAACGCCCGTAGAAATGAAACAAGCCATGTCAAAGGACGTACGCAGCCAGTGCGAAGAACTGGGAAAGGCCATGGCAGAACGCCTGAAAGCTGACCGTAAATAG
- a CDS encoding carbohydrate kinase family protein, with amino-acid sequence MRKVIGIGETVLDIIFKNDQPIGAYPGGSTFNGLISLGRSGVHTTFISETGNDRVGNMIRRFLEQNGVDASHVNTFPDSKSPISLAFLNEKNDAEYLFYKDHPHDQLDFAFPDIQPDDIVIFGSYYAVNPVIRPQVIGLLDYARNHGAIIYYDVNFRPAHQHDVMRITPNLLENLEYADIVRGSREDFQTLYKLDDAAKVYQAEISFYCKRFIYTQGAEALQLFAENNFHKAYPVPDEAPVSTIGAGDNFNAGVLFGLLKHGITRQMLEQGLSEKQWDQVISYGLRFASESCKSIHNYVDTSFANLMKAELAQE; translated from the coding sequence ATGCGTAAGGTAATAGGTATCGGCGAGACTGTGCTCGATATTATTTTCAAAAACGACCAGCCCATCGGGGCTTATCCCGGTGGTTCGACATTCAATGGCCTTATTTCATTGGGGCGATCGGGGGTTCACACCACTTTCATCAGCGAGACAGGCAACGACCGTGTGGGGAACATGATTCGCCGTTTCCTGGAACAGAACGGCGTGGATGCCAGTCATGTAAACACCTTTCCCGACAGCAAATCGCCCATCTCCTTGGCTTTTCTCAATGAGAAGAACGACGCGGAGTACCTTTTTTACAAAGATCACCCTCACGACCAACTCGATTTTGCCTTCCCCGATATCCAACCAGACGATATCGTTATCTTCGGTTCTTACTATGCCGTCAACCCCGTTATCAGACCTCAAGTGATTGGATTGCTCGACTATGCCCGCAATCATGGTGCCATCATCTACTATGATGTCAACTTCCGACCAGCTCATCAGCATGACGTGATGCGCATCACCCCTAATCTGTTGGAGAATTTAGAGTATGCCGACATCGTCAGAGGCAGCAGAGAAGACTTTCAGACATTGTACAAACTTGACGACGCAGCCAAAGTATATCAGGCCGAAATATCATTCTACTGCAAACGATTTATTTACACACAGGGAGCCGAAGCCCTGCAATTGTTCGCAGAAAACAATTTCCACAAGGCTTACCCCGTGCCTGATGAAGCCCCGGTGAGCACCATCGGAGCCGGAGACAACTTCAATGCCGGCGTGTTGTTTGGGCTACTCAAACATGGCATTACGCGCCAAATGCTGGAACAAGGCCTGTCGGAGAAGCAATGGGATCAAGTCATCAGCTACGGTTTACGTTTCGCCTCGGAGAGTTGTAAGAGCATACACAACTATGTTGACACCAGTTTTGCCAACCTGATGAAAGCCGAATTGGCACAAGAATAA
- a CDS encoding M16 family metallopeptidase: MLNYHTFVLDNGLRIIHRPSQSSVVYCGYQLNVGSRDEEPGEEGMAHFCEHATFKGTQRRRSWHIINSLESVGGDLNAFTNKEDTVYHVAILKEHVARAIDILTDIVFHSTYPQAELTREKEVICDEIESYNDSPADLIYDDFENTIFHGHPLGHNILGTTDTVRSFMTADTQRFTQKFYRPENAIFFIDGDVSFDKIVKLLSKATADMPKKTPVMSSSHAHQWANSNDPMVIVRKKDTHQAHVMMGNRAYDIHHRERIPLYLLNNILGGPGMNARLNLSLREHHGLVYTVESSMVSYTDTGLWCLYFGCDLHDVPKCQRLVRKELDRVIEQPLTDYQLKAAKKQIKGQIGVACDNRESFALDFGKTFLHYGYEKDINWLYEQIDAVTSQEIQQVAQDIMAADKLTTLIFQ, translated from the coding sequence ATGCTGAATTATCATACTTTTGTGCTCGATAACGGTCTGCGAATCATTCATCGTCCTTCGCAATCGTCAGTAGTTTATTGCGGATATCAACTCAATGTGGGTTCAAGGGATGAGGAACCTGGTGAAGAGGGCATGGCTCATTTCTGCGAACATGCCACGTTCAAAGGGACGCAGCGGCGCCGTTCATGGCACATCATCAACAGTCTGGAGAGTGTGGGAGGCGACCTCAACGCCTTTACCAACAAGGAAGATACGGTATATCATGTGGCCATTTTGAAAGAACATGTCGCCCGAGCCATCGACATCCTGACGGATATTGTGTTTCACAGCACCTATCCGCAAGCGGAACTGACAAGAGAAAAGGAGGTGATTTGTGATGAAATCGAGAGTTATAACGACTCTCCCGCCGATTTGATATACGATGATTTCGAGAATACCATCTTCCATGGTCATCCTCTTGGCCATAATATTTTGGGCACAACCGATACGGTTCGTTCCTTCATGACGGCCGACACGCAGCGCTTTACGCAGAAGTTTTATCGGCCGGAGAATGCTATTTTCTTCATTGATGGGGATGTTTCGTTCGACAAAATCGTCAAATTGCTCTCCAAAGCTACCGCAGACATGCCGAAAAAAACGCCTGTGATGTCATCAAGTCATGCGCATCAGTGGGCAAACAGCAATGACCCAATGGTCATTGTGCGTAAGAAAGACACGCATCAGGCGCATGTTATGATGGGCAACCGGGCGTATGACATTCATCATCGCGAGCGGATTCCGCTGTATTTGCTGAACAATATCCTGGGTGGTCCTGGCATGAATGCCCGCCTCAACCTGTCTCTTCGCGAGCATCATGGGTTGGTTTATACCGTTGAAAGCTCGATGGTGAGCTACACAGACACGGGATTGTGGTGCCTATACTTTGGCTGTGACCTACACGATGTGCCGAAATGCCAGCGACTGGTGCGTAAAGAATTGGATAGAGTGATAGAACAACCGTTGACTGATTACCAACTCAAGGCGGCTAAAAAACAAATAAAAGGGCAAATTGGCGTGGCTTGTGACAATCGTGAAAGCTTCGCTTTGGACTTTGGGAAGACCTTCCTACACTACGGATACGAGAAAGATATCAATTGGTTGTATGAGCAAATCGATGCTGTTACCTCACAAGAAATACAACAAGTGGCACAAGACATCATGGCAGCGGACAAGCTTACCACGTTGATTTTTCAATGA